From Drosophila suzukii unplaced genomic scaffold, CBGP_Dsuzu_IsoJpt1.0 scf_6, whole genome shotgun sequence, the proteins below share one genomic window:
- the LOC139355029 gene encoding uncharacterized protein yields the protein MRWNNATTGRWTHRLIPNLTPWLQRRHGQVDFYLTQMISGHGCFKEYLHRFKHEPNPYCDHCGTGSIEDAEHALFICPLFVRYRAEAETTTVCNLTADNVMSCTLESQSKWDAIANMAAGILKELRRRERSRRIQS from the coding sequence ATGAGGTGGAACAATGCGACCACAGGGCGGTGGACGCACAGGCTAATTCCCAATCTAACCCCCTGGCTGCAGAGACGACACGGACAGGTAGACTTCTACCTCACGCAGATGATCTCCGGGCACGGATGCTTTAAGGAATACCTGCATAGGTTTAAGCACGAGCCAAACCCCTACTGCGACCACTGCGGCACAGGAAGCATCGAAGACGCGGAGCACGCGCTATTCATCTGCCCCCTATTCGTTAGGTACCGAGCCGAAGCTGAAACGACAACCGTTTGTAACTTGACAGCGGACAACGTGATGAGCTGCACGCTGGAAAGCCAAAGCAAGTGGGACGCGATAGCCAACATGGCCGCTGGCATCCTGAAGGAGCTAAGGCGTCGAGAACGGAGTCGACGCATCCAGTCATAA